The following coding sequences are from one Halobacteriovorax sp. JY17 window:
- a CDS encoding DUF493 family protein: MSELDKFQALLDEEYTWPAPYLFKFIVPKTELETLESLVEGNQITEKPSKHGKYIAVSFTKLCNSSKEVLDMYAKVSAIPGILSL; this comes from the coding sequence ATGTCAGAATTAGATAAATTTCAGGCCCTTTTAGATGAGGAGTATACTTGGCCAGCTCCCTACTTATTCAAGTTCATTGTCCCTAAAACAGAGTTAGAGACTCTGGAGTCCTTAGTTGAAGGGAATCAAATAACAGAAAAGCCATCAAAGCATGGAAAATATATTGCTGTAAGCTTCACTAAACTCTGTAATTCCTCTAAAGAAGTTCTGGATATGTATGCAAAGGTTTCTGCAATTCCAGGAATTCTATCTCTGTAG
- a CDS encoding thioredoxin family protein — protein MSKNTLLFIITVLLTLSINSGASNGKEEKVPDIPVKFTASTLSTETDHFLVLNYQNHPHWHTYWKNPGDAGLPIKYEFEINGKSTVLEELEWPEPQKYIEEGDMLAFGYENDYSLFFKLPTSAANAHFNIKSNWLVCKNICIPGKGEVSGELKNYSITSIVGNTLEVSPESTQDIFKKLPRAIEFPNQLDLVLAKAPGNEDNKLTLYYNLTSLQGKEVDLKKNILTPFPHEPFNFIREKLFKDKKGNFYAKYTIEWDGEYMDPELPLPKDGKFESPYELKFLYADPVSGETNTIKKSFHTYSLTAAERFEKFTELLTPVITNEKSKVAAKENQTQTDSSENSFFTYLFLAFIGGLILNFMPCVLPVISIKLFGLIQHRAESKKRILKHNLSYTLGILTTFSLLTLAIVLLKQAGEQVGWGFQLQSPLFVLAMIFVLFIFALNLFGLFEFRTPGGTKLGGLETNDSFFGDFTSGVLATILSTPCSAPFLGTALTFAFTSSNLTILAIFLSVGIGLAFPFLVTGIFPATISFLPKPGMWMENLKKFLGLTLLLTTIWLIDVYSSLTDNMAGVMIKLNTALLLCFFAFYLSKKITKSKVWRITFHLLYIALVVNIISAPVGTSTTVNGSMLLKEKNAKGLQWEKWSEEKMNSYSKEGKKVFIDFTAKWCFTCKVNERLVIETDSFRDLVEQENIHLLLADWTKRDEVIGSWLRKNGFVGVPAYFVINKDGKLINLGETISINEIKESLN, from the coding sequence ATGAGTAAGAATACTCTTTTGTTCATTATCACAGTATTACTCACCCTTTCTATAAACTCAGGCGCGAGTAATGGCAAAGAAGAAAAAGTTCCAGATATACCTGTGAAATTTACAGCGTCAACTCTAAGCACTGAAACTGATCACTTCCTTGTTTTGAATTATCAGAACCATCCCCATTGGCACACCTACTGGAAAAATCCAGGAGATGCAGGTCTTCCAATAAAATATGAATTTGAAATTAACGGAAAGAGCACCGTCCTTGAAGAACTTGAATGGCCAGAGCCTCAAAAGTATATTGAAGAGGGGGATATGCTCGCCTTTGGGTATGAGAATGATTATTCTCTATTCTTTAAACTTCCTACCTCTGCTGCAAACGCTCATTTCAATATAAAGTCCAATTGGCTAGTTTGTAAGAATATCTGTATTCCAGGAAAGGGAGAAGTTAGCGGAGAATTAAAGAATTACTCCATAACAAGTATTGTTGGAAATACACTTGAAGTATCTCCAGAAAGTACTCAAGACATTTTTAAAAAATTACCTCGAGCGATCGAATTTCCAAATCAACTTGATCTTGTCCTAGCGAAAGCTCCTGGAAATGAAGATAATAAACTAACCCTCTACTACAACCTTACGTCACTACAGGGGAAGGAAGTAGATTTAAAGAAGAATATTTTAACGCCCTTTCCTCATGAGCCTTTTAACTTTATCAGAGAAAAGCTTTTCAAAGACAAGAAAGGTAACTTCTATGCGAAGTATACGATTGAATGGGACGGCGAGTACATGGATCCTGAACTTCCTCTTCCAAAAGATGGAAAGTTTGAATCCCCTTATGAGTTAAAATTTCTCTATGCCGACCCTGTTTCAGGAGAAACAAATACCATTAAGAAATCTTTTCACACATACTCTCTAACTGCCGCAGAAAGATTTGAAAAATTCACGGAGCTTCTCACTCCTGTGATCACCAATGAAAAGTCCAAAGTCGCAGCGAAAGAAAATCAGACACAAACAGACTCCTCAGAAAATTCATTCTTTACCTACCTCTTTCTAGCTTTTATCGGCGGTCTCATTTTAAATTTCATGCCGTGTGTACTGCCTGTAATCTCTATAAAACTCTTTGGTCTCATTCAGCATAGAGCTGAAAGTAAGAAGAGAATTTTAAAACATAACCTAAGTTATACTCTTGGTATCTTAACGACCTTCTCTCTATTAACGCTAGCTATTGTTCTTCTAAAACAGGCCGGCGAACAAGTGGGATGGGGATTTCAACTTCAATCTCCTTTATTTGTACTTGCAATGATTTTTGTACTCTTCATCTTCGCTCTAAATCTATTCGGACTTTTTGAGTTTAGAACTCCTGGAGGAACGAAGTTAGGGGGCCTAGAAACAAATGATAGCTTCTTTGGTGATTTCACATCAGGGGTACTCGCAACAATTCTATCAACTCCATGTTCTGCCCCCTTTTTAGGAACAGCACTTACTTTTGCTTTTACATCTTCTAATCTAACTATTTTAGCTATTTTTCTATCTGTAGGAATTGGGTTAGCATTTCCATTTCTAGTAACGGGAATTTTTCCTGCTACGATTTCATTTCTCCCTAAGCCTGGAATGTGGATGGAGAATTTAAAGAAATTCCTAGGATTAACACTACTTCTTACAACTATTTGGTTAATAGATGTCTATTCTTCTCTAACTGATAATATGGCCGGTGTAATGATTAAACTCAACACTGCTCTTCTTCTTTGTTTCTTTGCTTTCTACTTATCAAAGAAGATTACTAAATCTAAAGTTTGGAGAATAACTTTTCATCTTCTCTATATAGCCCTAGTAGTAAATATTATTTCAGCTCCAGTAGGAACATCTACAACGGTAAATGGATCTATGTTACTAAAAGAGAAGAATGCAAAAGGACTGCAGTGGGAAAAATGGTCAGAAGAGAAAATGAATTCTTACTCTAAAGAAGGAAAGAAGGTCTTTATCGATTTTACTGCGAAGTGGTGCTTTACCTGTAAAGTAAACGAAAGACTAGTTATTGAAACTGACTCTTTTAGAGACCTTGTTGAGCAAGAGAATATTCATCTGCTTCTTGCTGATTGGACAAAGAGAGATGAAGTTATTGGAAGCTGGCTTAGAAAGAATGGTTTTGTTGGTGTTCCTGCCTACTTTGTTATCAACAAGGATGGAAAATTAATAAATCTTGGAGAAACTATTTCAATAAATGAAATTAAAGAGAGCTTGAATTAA
- a CDS encoding ATP-binding protein, with amino-acid sequence MKETKDYKISVLLGMIIIIIVILVTIPLFYNQFNSSMLLLRDKTIDDFKDEEKITQIFINSQLNIRSNKLSQYVNNSSLIQSLERGDKKEIENTLYKGIHESLDADFLFLTYDGEESIIDVSLNILNSREIVRNYITNNPLPKELNLYITENKNVIIFAKEEIISKVTGRVLATIHSGYIINNKNKFISGLSEKINNHNVFFLVNNTFVSGTQELSQEEIHKISTADFNQLIQVKSKLFFIGSIPIDGNNRLKVVLQTSSDYIKNLKSSYIINFILTLFISIFLCILTIYLANRTITPPLEGLLSTINLLMIRNIPTVPRKSIIREFNVIEENFIEVFNNFQKKKSQLAKFIDSSPISLLILDYKGNIIQTNKAAIELFQIKQKNGNILLDTVLTENSQFNKVFTSLKERSEHFELEMNFKSTEVWKNTIWTFIQDKKEDYIFIQCIDNTEKVETQAQIEAERSKSIHNQKLAAIGEVASSIAHEINNPMGIISLSLTMLEHELSFIEIQSEEKKNKISTTMRNIESSVNRTSKIISNLLDFSREGSKDKLESKNLNTILSKTLIFIEEKMKKNKIKLDISSLDTTLNIITKETQFSQVLVNLINNSIDALKDSSIKEIKISTEVKEDICVIHFIDSGPGIPKVIEEEVFSPFYTTKGMGSGTGLGLSISRQLMREMSGDLILVSEAQESGAHFEVSIPIGKPTQS; translated from the coding sequence ATGAAAGAAACTAAAGACTATAAGATTTCAGTACTCCTTGGAATGATTATTATCATCATTGTCATTCTTGTCACGATCCCTCTCTTTTATAATCAGTTTAATTCATCAATGCTACTTCTTAGAGACAAGACTATTGATGATTTTAAAGACGAAGAAAAGATCACTCAAATTTTCATAAACTCACAGTTAAATATAAGAAGTAACAAACTGTCTCAATACGTAAATAATTCATCTCTAATTCAAAGTCTAGAAAGAGGAGATAAAAAAGAAATAGAAAATACATTATATAAAGGCATACATGAATCATTAGATGCTGATTTTCTTTTTCTAACCTATGATGGTGAAGAAAGTATTATTGATGTCAGCCTCAACATACTTAATAGTAGAGAGATAGTAAGAAACTACATTACAAACAACCCTCTGCCAAAAGAACTAAACCTATATATTACCGAGAATAAAAATGTCATTATCTTTGCAAAAGAAGAAATTATCTCAAAAGTCACTGGCCGTGTTTTAGCAACAATACATAGTGGTTATATAATTAATAATAAAAATAAATTCATTAGTGGACTCTCTGAAAAGATAAATAATCACAACGTTTTCTTTCTTGTAAATAATACTTTCGTATCTGGAACTCAGGAACTCAGTCAAGAAGAGATTCACAAGATAAGTACTGCAGATTTTAATCAGCTTATACAAGTGAAGAGTAAACTATTTTTCATAGGGAGTATTCCCATTGATGGAAACAATCGGCTCAAAGTTGTTCTTCAAACAAGCTCCGACTATATTAAAAATCTAAAGAGTTCATATATTATAAATTTTATTTTAACTCTCTTCATATCTATTTTTCTATGTATCCTCACAATATATCTTGCCAATAGAACTATAACACCTCCCCTTGAAGGATTGCTAAGTACCATTAATCTTCTGATGATTCGAAATATACCAACTGTTCCAAGAAAAAGTATCATTCGAGAGTTTAATGTCATTGAAGAAAACTTCATTGAAGTTTTTAATAACTTTCAAAAGAAGAAATCTCAGCTAGCGAAGTTCATTGACTCCTCACCTATTTCACTTTTAATACTAGACTATAAGGGAAATATTATTCAAACAAATAAAGCCGCAATAGAGCTTTTTCAAATTAAACAGAAAAATGGAAATATTCTACTTGATACTGTGTTAACAGAAAATTCACAATTTAATAAGGTTTTCACCTCATTAAAAGAAAGATCCGAGCATTTTGAACTGGAGATGAACTTTAAAAGTACTGAAGTATGGAAGAATACCATCTGGACCTTTATACAAGATAAGAAAGAAGATTATATCTTCATACAATGTATAGATAATACAGAGAAAGTAGAAACCCAGGCTCAAATAGAAGCAGAGAGATCAAAGTCAATTCACAATCAAAAGCTAGCTGCAATTGGTGAGGTAGCAAGTAGTATTGCACATGAAATCAACAACCCAATGGGTATCATTTCACTCTCTCTAACAATGTTAGAACACGAGCTCAGCTTCATTGAAATACAAAGCGAAGAAAAGAAAAACAAGATTTCTACAACCATGAGAAATATTGAAAGCTCAGTAAATAGAACTTCAAAGATTATTTCGAATCTCTTAGATTTCTCAAGGGAAGGAAGTAAAGATAAACTTGAATCAAAGAATTTGAACACTATTCTTTCTAAAACTCTTATCTTTATTGAAGAAAAAATGAAGAAGAATAAAATCAAATTAGATATTTCTTCTCTTGATACAACTCTTAATATTATAACGAAAGAAACTCAATTCTCCCAAGTCCTTGTAAACTTAATTAACAATTCAATTGATGCTTTAAAAGATTCAAGTATTAAAGAAATTAAAATTTCAACAGAAGTCAAAGAAGATATATGTGTTATACACTTCATCGACTCAGGCCCAGGAATTCCTAAAGTAATAGAAGAAGAAGTATTCTCTCCTTTTTATACAACAAAGGGAATGGGGAGTGGAACAGGACTTGGTCTAAGCATTTCCAGACAGCTCATGAGAGAGATGTCTGGTGATTTAATTTTAGTAAGTGAAGCACAAGAAAGTGGTGCTCACTTCGAAGTAAGCATCCCTATTGGAAAACCTACTCAAAGTTAA
- a CDS encoding substrate-binding domain-containing protein — translation MKIICAALLLVISFTTSSDEYWHYQDYLNKYPHQISILRSFKELVENAAQEISIKQVKKTKIVMIYPEDQVSDYWRRNIMALKKRLIESKVAFELEVIPTPTGGNIKKESAKILEAIKKKPDYLIFTLNVKEHSKLINQTLAYSPIKLILLNITTPLKSWEKNQPFFYVGFDHEEGTQKLIEEVGRRLPNGGSYAVLYHSKGYVSKMRGDYAIKELSKDRKWKLVSRYYTDANPKKVEIALKDLFSRNKKIDLIISCATDISLKAQMFKADHKFLLNGWGGGSAEIDSLLRTKNGIDFSVMRMNDDSAIAIAEAIKLDLQGNAKKVPQIFSGSMTLITKETSSPEISSLIEKAFRYSNERN, via the coding sequence TTGAAGATTATATGCGCTGCTCTATTATTGGTTATCTCTTTTACTACATCATCGGATGAGTATTGGCATTATCAAGATTATTTAAATAAATATCCTCACCAGATTAGTATTCTAAGAAGTTTTAAAGAATTAGTCGAAAACGCTGCTCAAGAAATTTCAATTAAACAAGTGAAGAAAACAAAAATTGTGATGATCTATCCAGAAGATCAAGTATCTGATTACTGGAGGAGAAATATAATGGCGCTCAAAAAGAGACTTATTGAAAGTAAAGTTGCTTTTGAGCTTGAAGTTATTCCTACTCCTACAGGTGGAAATATTAAGAAAGAATCTGCAAAAATACTAGAGGCAATAAAGAAGAAGCCTGATTACCTAATTTTCACTCTAAACGTCAAAGAGCATTCAAAGTTGATTAATCAAACTCTCGCCTACTCTCCTATTAAGTTAATTTTACTAAATATAACAACACCTTTGAAGTCTTGGGAAAAGAACCAACCCTTCTTTTATGTGGGTTTTGATCATGAAGAAGGAACACAGAAACTAATTGAAGAAGTAGGAAGAAGACTACCTAACGGTGGAAGCTACGCTGTGCTTTATCACTCTAAGGGCTATGTTAGTAAAATGCGGGGAGATTACGCTATAAAGGAACTCTCAAAAGATAGAAAATGGAAACTTGTAAGCAGATATTATACAGATGCAAACCCAAAGAAAGTGGAAATTGCACTTAAGGACCTTTTTAGTCGCAATAAGAAAATAGATTTAATCATATCTTGTGCTACAGACATAAGTCTTAAGGCGCAAATGTTTAAGGCTGACCATAAATTTCTCTTAAATGGCTGGGGAGGAGGAAGTGCTGAAATAGATAGCCTTCTAAGAACTAAAAATGGAATTGATTTCTCTGTCATGCGTATGAATGACGATAGTGCCATTGCTATAGCAGAAGCGATAAAACTAGACCTCCAAGGTAATGCGAAGAAAGTACCTCAAATTTTCTCAGGCAGTATGACTCTCATAACTAAAGAAACAAGTAGCCCAGAAATAAGCTCACTTATAGAAAAAGCTTTTAGGTATTCAAATGAAAGAAACTAA
- a CDS encoding NAD(P)H-dependent glycerol-3-phosphate dehydrogenase gives MKYDYALVVGAGAFGTSIASVLANNFKKVILKVRSEDVYESLLRGTNEVYLPGIELADNIVPALTWEEVDSKTSGKIEIIVSGLPTAGISDFFKENRDRFSKYFEAGVPLVSLSKGIDPITLEMADDLFFDLWNEHKELFTFLSGPSFAKEILEEQVTLVTAAGRSKHVLESVSSMLDTSYFKVLPSYDVKGVLLGGALKNILAIAGGIIEGLGYNHNTRAAMITRGIAEMLRFGKVFNARPETFYGLSGMGDLILTTTGELSRNKTFGLEIAKGRSALEIINSQRTVVEGFKTAKAVHLICEKYGIRANIFQGVYQVLYEEAIPGEVLKKLMKQPSKFELD, from the coding sequence ATGAAATATGATTACGCACTTGTTGTGGGCGCTGGAGCCTTTGGGACTTCTATAGCATCTGTTCTCGCAAATAATTTTAAGAAAGTTATTTTAAAGGTTAGATCTGAAGATGTTTATGAAAGCCTCTTAAGAGGAACCAATGAAGTTTATCTTCCAGGCATTGAGCTGGCCGATAATATTGTACCTGCACTCACTTGGGAAGAAGTCGATAGTAAGACAAGTGGAAAAATTGAAATTATTGTTTCAGGGCTTCCTACTGCAGGAATAAGTGACTTCTTTAAAGAAAACCGTGATCGTTTTTCAAAGTATTTTGAAGCTGGTGTACCCCTTGTTTCCCTCTCTAAAGGGATTGATCCAATAACATTAGAAATGGCCGATGATCTATTTTTTGATCTTTGGAATGAGCATAAAGAGTTATTTACTTTCTTGTCGGGGCCAAGTTTTGCGAAAGAAATTTTAGAGGAGCAGGTAACTCTTGTGACTGCTGCAGGGAGATCAAAGCATGTTTTAGAAAGTGTTTCTTCCATGCTTGATACATCATATTTTAAAGTTTTACCAAGTTACGATGTGAAAGGAGTTCTTTTAGGTGGAGCTCTTAAGAATATTTTGGCCATTGCTGGGGGAATTATTGAGGGACTAGGGTATAACCATAATACTAGGGCCGCCATGATTACTAGAGGAATTGCTGAAATGCTCCGCTTTGGAAAAGTTTTTAATGCAAGACCTGAGACATTCTATGGTCTAAGTGGAATGGGTGATTTAATTCTTACGACTACTGGGGAGCTTTCAAGAAATAAAACTTTTGGGTTAGAAATAGCAAAGGGAAGAAGCGCTCTTGAAATCATTAATTCACAAAGAACCGTTGTTGAAGGATTTAAAACAGCAAAAGCTGTTCATTTAATCTGTGAAAAATATGGAATTCGCGCAAATATTTTCCAAGGCGTTTATCAAGTTCTCTATGAAGAAGCTATTCCTGGAGAAGTACTAAAGAAATTAATGAAACAACCCAGTAAATTTGAGCTTGATTAA
- a CDS encoding ABC transporter substrate-binding protein — MKRFPKSIICMTEESVEVLYALGRSELIVGVSAYVERPPEAKKKRTISAFTHANLKRIIEMKPDLVLGFSDIQKDIAKDLIAEGLNVFIANHRSIEGILNYIQMLGNLVGENEKASSYIQELEEKISYAKSKAKTFKIRPKVYVEEWDNPLICGIQWFSEIVEICGGEIIHKEKSLSSLATGRIVTNEEIVAACPDIILACWCGKKVVFNHIYERAGFSSLPAVKNSQVFELDPAIFLQPGPAPIVSGIDQLLEIFENYQQT; from the coding sequence ATGAAAAGATTTCCAAAATCTATTATTTGCATGACTGAAGAAAGTGTAGAGGTTCTCTACGCTCTCGGAAGAAGTGAATTGATTGTAGGAGTCTCTGCATATGTTGAGCGTCCACCTGAAGCGAAGAAGAAGAGAACTATTTCTGCTTTTACTCACGCTAATTTAAAGAGAATTATTGAAATGAAGCCTGATTTAGTCCTAGGTTTTTCAGATATTCAAAAAGACATTGCAAAAGACTTAATCGCAGAGGGATTAAATGTCTTTATTGCTAATCATAGAAGTATCGAAGGCATCTTAAATTATATCCAAATGCTTGGTAACCTAGTTGGTGAGAATGAGAAGGCTTCCTCATATATTCAAGAACTAGAAGAGAAAATATCTTACGCTAAATCTAAAGCTAAGACTTTCAAGATAAGACCAAAGGTCTATGTGGAGGAGTGGGATAATCCTCTTATATGTGGAATTCAGTGGTTTTCTGAAATCGTCGAAATTTGTGGAGGTGAGATTATACATAAAGAGAAGAGCCTATCATCACTTGCTACAGGAAGAATTGTGACAAATGAAGAAATTGTAGCGGCTTGTCCTGATATAATACTTGCTTGTTGGTGTGGAAAGAAAGTTGTCTTTAATCATATCTATGAAAGAGCAGGGTTCTCTAGTCTTCCTGCCGTCAAAAATTCTCAGGTATTCGAGCTTGATCCTGCTATATTTCTTCAGCCAGGGCCCGCTCCAATAGTCTCTGGAATTGATCAACTTCTCGAAATCTTTGAGAATTATCAGCAAACCTAA
- the kdsA gene encoding 3-deoxy-8-phosphooctulonate synthase, translated as MENKKMDFFIGPCVLESETLAMDIAGKLVEDLKEFEDKIQLHFKGSFDKANRSSIDSYRGPGIEAGLKILEKVGKTYSLPTITDFHHPEQAEQIASVVKTLQVPAFLCRQTDMILAGAEACAKYSGQLKVKKGQFLSPEETKNIVDKALNFLTKDQILLTERGTSFGYNNLVVDMASFQIMKSFGVRTIHDATHCVQRPGGLGTITGGKREQIFTLAKAAVAAGADGIFMECHPNPEKALSDSATALQIEKVKEIVRKLIQIKDVVNAS; from the coding sequence ATGGAAAATAAGAAAATGGACTTTTTTATAGGTCCTTGTGTTTTAGAAAGTGAAACGCTTGCAATGGATATTGCAGGCAAATTAGTTGAAGATCTAAAAGAGTTTGAAGATAAGATTCAATTACATTTCAAAGGAAGTTTTGATAAGGCCAATAGGTCATCGATTGATTCCTATAGAGGCCCCGGAATTGAAGCAGGTCTTAAGATTTTAGAAAAAGTAGGAAAGACTTACTCTCTACCTACTATTACTGACTTTCATCACCCTGAACAGGCCGAGCAGATAGCATCAGTGGTTAAGACATTACAGGTTCCGGCTTTTCTCTGCCGTCAGACTGATATGATTTTAGCTGGAGCCGAGGCGTGTGCTAAGTATAGTGGTCAATTAAAAGTTAAGAAGGGACAATTTTTAAGTCCTGAAGAAACTAAGAATATAGTGGATAAGGCCTTAAACTTCTTAACTAAGGATCAAATTCTATTAACTGAGCGTGGGACGAGCTTTGGTTATAATAACCTCGTCGTTGATATGGCCAGCTTTCAGATCATGAAGAGTTTTGGAGTTAGAACTATTCACGATGCCACTCACTGTGTTCAAAGACCTGGAGGTCTTGGAACAATTACTGGTGGAAAAAGAGAACAGATCTTTACTCTAGCAAAGGCCGCTGTTGCAGCAGGTGCAGATGGTATTTTTATGGAGTGTCATCCAAATCCTGAAAAAGCTCTATCTGATTCGGCAACTGCTCTGCAAATTGAAAAAGTTAAAGAAATCGTCAGGAAATTAATTCAGATCAAGGACGTTGTTAATGCAAGTTAA